A region from the Salidesulfovibrio onnuriiensis genome encodes:
- a CDS encoding metallophosphoesterase family protein: MNIPIAPRPFAVLADIHGNTLALEAVLADIRSRGIETIVNLGDTFYGPLDPAGTETLIMQKEIVSILGNQDRILLAPSPELEGIPTYRHTMDNLSGKALDWLASLKSEHWLHPDAILCCHGAPGDDCAYLTEDVSRGRPEQRSCGEIAESMGPLRPSLVLCGHSHIQRVARCAGLTVVNPGSVGLPAYSDDEPPHVMSSGSPHARYAVITPQEDGWEATPVQTKYDWSAAAEMARTNGRPDWAQWLRTGTAT, encoded by the coding sequence ATGAATATCCCCATCGCCCCCCGCCCCTTTGCGGTTCTCGCCGACATTCACGGCAACACCCTGGCCCTGGAGGCCGTCCTGGCGGACATCCGGTCAAGGGGCATCGAGACCATCGTCAATCTCGGCGACACCTTTTACGGCCCGCTGGACCCCGCCGGAACCGAAACCCTGATCATGCAAAAGGAAATCGTCTCCATCCTCGGCAACCAGGACCGCATACTGCTTGCCCCATCCCCCGAGCTGGAGGGGATTCCCACCTACCGCCACACCATGGACAACCTCTCCGGAAAGGCCCTGGACTGGCTGGCGAGCCTGAAGAGCGAACACTGGCTCCACCCGGACGCCATCCTCTGCTGCCACGGTGCGCCGGGCGACGACTGTGCCTACCTGACCGAGGATGTTTCCCGGGGGCGGCCTGAGCAGCGTTCCTGCGGAGAGATCGCCGAATCCATGGGCCCATTGCGGCCGTCCCTGGTTCTTTGCGGGCACAGCCACATCCAGCGCGTGGCCAGATGCGCAGGACTCACCGTGGTCAATCCGGGCAGCGTGGGCCTTCCGGCATACAGCGACGACGAGCCGCCCCACGTCATGAGCTCGGGCAGCCCGCATGCCCGATACGCCGTCATCACCCCCCAGGAAGACGGTTGGGAGGCAACCCCGGTGCAAACAAAATACGACTGGTCGGCCGCCGCCGAAATGGCCCGGACAAACGGCCGCCCGGACTGGGCCCAATGGCTGCGCACAGGCACGGCCACCTGA
- a CDS encoding PAS domain S-box protein, with amino-acid sequence MSKRLDKCESRYRTQVDLSPDGMILCDNHGRLLEVNRAVTAMTGYAEGELLGLPLVDLLPLEGRADFMAGFDLFRKQGSYGGGIAIMCKDGGLIYVHVDAFKLEEGRFIGFLKDITSRRNDQMALRESEERFRALIEQAEDAMFVHDMTGQYILVNRKACEALEYAREELMDKTVWDVDPSTPIDAVKTVWAYAPRKIETEYVRSCGTILPVEVQLSRITFGGREVVLCLARDITERRKVEQRLLRESRVNLAQAEIAKVLTSPESSIENIAEAVRQHAMNITGSEHGYVSSIDPASGDNIVHSFTAMMDKGQCDVQRSSFRFAAHGSDYAALWGYALKEHKGFFTNDPLGHESSHGLPEGHVPIEQYLSAPAMYEEQLMGQIALANPGREYTEEDLRVVMALADLFAIGVQRRQAEDALVAAKDAAEAASKAKGEFLANVSHEIRTPLNGIFGMLQLMQATSLDQEQADYLTTAMTSGQNLLRVINDVLDFSKIEAGKIELQEERFSLRKLVASVHAIFSTQAAEKGLSFTWNVDSDAEDTLVGDAGRIRQILFNLVGNAIKFTNEGEIVIEADTLPEVGGRNYANLFFSVADTGIGIPEDKLELIFRAFEQVDGSYSRKYPGTGLGLGIVRRFVELMHGQIKVKSTEGMGSTFSFTVKVGVVDEQDGASSASLEAQPDMPRLQILLAEDDRVNRITAQRLLEKLGHSVVWVQNGREALAQMEKQDFDCVFMDIQMPQMDGLEAVSIIRASKDPATARKPVIALTAHAMKGDKEQFLAAGMDDYVSKPVNKDDLEAVLRRVLLKGGSFRGHDR; translated from the coding sequence ATGTCGAAGCGCCTGGACAAGTGCGAATCGCGTTATCGCACCCAGGTGGATCTTTCGCCGGACGGCATGATCCTGTGCGACAATCATGGCCGGTTGCTGGAGGTGAACCGGGCCGTAACGGCAATGACCGGCTATGCCGAAGGGGAGCTGCTGGGGCTGCCCCTGGTGGATCTGCTGCCCCTGGAGGGGCGGGCGGATTTCATGGCGGGGTTCGATCTTTTTCGCAAGCAGGGTTCCTATGGCGGCGGCATCGCCATCATGTGCAAGGACGGCGGGCTCATCTATGTCCATGTGGACGCCTTCAAACTGGAAGAGGGGCGTTTCATCGGTTTTCTCAAGGACATCACCTCCCGGCGCAACGACCAGATGGCGCTGCGGGAAAGCGAGGAGCGTTTCCGGGCGCTCATCGAGCAGGCCGAGGACGCCATGTTCGTGCACGACATGACCGGCCAGTACATCCTGGTCAACCGGAAGGCCTGCGAGGCCCTGGAATACGCCAGGGAGGAGCTCATGGACAAGACGGTCTGGGACGTGGACCCGTCCACGCCCATCGATGCGGTCAAGACCGTCTGGGCCTATGCCCCCCGCAAGATAGAGACCGAGTACGTGCGTTCCTGCGGGACCATCCTGCCCGTGGAGGTGCAGCTTTCCCGGATCACCTTTGGCGGTCGCGAAGTGGTGCTTTGCCTGGCCCGCGACATCACCGAGCGGCGCAAGGTGGAGCAAAGGCTGCTGCGGGAGTCCCGGGTCAACCTGGCCCAGGCCGAAATCGCCAAGGTGCTGACCTCTCCGGAGTCGAGCATCGAGAACATTGCCGAGGCCGTGCGGCAGCACGCCATGAACATCACCGGCAGCGAGCACGGCTATGTCTCTTCCATAGACCCGGCCAGCGGCGACAACATCGTGCACTCCTTCACCGCCATGATGGACAAGGGCCAGTGCGACGTGCAGCGCAGCTCCTTCCGGTTCGCGGCACACGGCAGCGACTATGCCGCCCTGTGGGGATACGCCCTGAAGGAGCACAAGGGATTTTTCACCAACGATCCGCTCGGGCACGAGTCGTCCCACGGGTTGCCTGAAGGGCACGTGCCCATAGAGCAGTATCTTTCCGCGCCGGCCATGTACGAGGAACAGCTCATGGGCCAGATCGCCCTGGCCAATCCGGGGCGGGAATACACGGAGGAGGATCTGCGCGTGGTCATGGCTTTGGCCGACCTGTTCGCCATCGGCGTGCAGCGCCGCCAAGCCGAGGACGCCCTGGTGGCAGCCAAGGATGCGGCCGAGGCGGCCAGCAAGGCCAAGGGCGAATTCCTTGCCAATGTGAGCCATGAGATCCGCACCCCGCTCAACGGGATTTTCGGCATGCTGCAGCTCATGCAGGCCACCAGCCTGGATCAGGAGCAGGCCGACTATCTGACCACGGCCATGACCTCGGGGCAGAACCTGCTGCGGGTCATCAACGACGTGCTCGATTTCTCCAAGATCGAGGCCGGCAAGATCGAGTTGCAGGAAGAGCGTTTCTCCCTGCGCAAGCTCGTGGCTTCGGTGCACGCCATCTTCAGCACCCAGGCGGCCGAAAAGGGCCTGAGCTTCACCTGGAACGTGGATTCCGACGCCGAGGACACGCTTGTAGGCGACGCGGGCCGGATCCGGCAGATCCTGTTCAACCTGGTGGGCAACGCCATCAAGTTCACCAATGAAGGGGAAATCGTCATCGAGGCCGACACCCTGCCTGAGGTGGGGGGGCGCAACTACGCCAACCTGTTCTTTTCGGTGGCCGATACGGGCATCGGCATCCCCGAGGACAAGCTGGAGCTCATCTTCCGGGCCTTCGAGCAGGTGGACGGTTCCTATTCGCGCAAGTATCCGGGCACGGGCCTGGGACTGGGCATTGTCCGCCGGTTCGTGGAGCTCATGCACGGCCAGATCAAGGTCAAGAGCACCGAGGGCATGGGCAGCACATTCAGCTTCACCGTGAAGGTGGGGGTTGTGGACGAGCAGGACGGCGCGTCCTCAGCATCCCTGGAAGCGCAGCCCGACATGCCCCGGCTGCAGATACTGCTGGCCGAGGACGACCGGGTCAACCGGATCACGGCCCAGCGGCTGCTGGAGAAGCTCGGGCATTCCGTGGTTTGGGTCCAGAACGGCCGTGAGGCCCTGGCGCAAATGGAGAAGCAGGATTTCGACTGCGTGTTCATGGATATTCAGATGCCGCAGATGGACGGTCTGGAGGCCGTTTCCATCATACGGGCCTCAAAGGACCCCGCAACCGCAAGGAAGCCGGTGATCGCCCTGACCGCTCACGCCATGAAGGGCGACAAGGAACAGTTTCTGGCCGCGGGCATGGACGATTACGTCTCCAAGCCCGTGAACAAGGACGACCTGGAGGCGGTCCTGCGGCGCGTGCTGCTCAAGGGCGGTTCGTTCCGGGGGCATGACAGGTAG
- a CDS encoding chemotaxis protein CheD, whose amino-acid sequence MVEQENLLVVNISDMKISKDPNDVVVTYSLGSCLGVTAYDPRVQVGGLVHCLLPRASAAREKARQNPYMFVTTGVPLMVRNLIQKGAAVERLIFKAAGGANMRNDDMFLTGQRNFETLLRLLERNNIKLTAQSVGGTIPRSMFLHIDTGRVFIKSLGQESEL is encoded by the coding sequence ATGGTTGAGCAAGAGAACCTCCTTGTCGTGAACATCTCGGACATGAAGATCTCAAAGGATCCGAATGACGTGGTGGTGACCTATTCGCTGGGCTCCTGCCTGGGGGTGACGGCCTATGATCCCCGGGTTCAGGTGGGCGGTCTGGTCCACTGCCTGCTGCCCCGCGCTTCGGCCGCCCGCGAAAAGGCCCGGCAGAATCCCTACATGTTCGTGACCACGGGTGTCCCCCTCATGGTGCGCAATCTCATCCAGAAGGGGGCCGCAGTGGAGCGGCTGATCTTCAAGGCCGCGGGCGGGGCCAACATGCGTAACGACGACATGTTCCTCACGGGCCAGCGCAATTTCGAGACCCTGCTCCGCCTGCTGGAGCGCAACAATATCAAGCTGACCGCCCAATCCGTTGGCGGCACCATTCCCCGCAGCATGTTCCTGCACATCGATACCGGGCGGGTCTTCATCAAGTCCCTGGGCCAGGAATCCGAACTATAG
- a CDS encoding helix-turn-helix transcriptional regulator has protein sequence MPDQNTPPRVIDTYVPLVEFLGGFLGSNCEVVLHDTSTKEKSVLAIANSHITGRKVGAPLTDLALRFVVEKEYEHRDWVMGYITRSKDDRPLRSATFFIRDADRELAGMLCLNMDVSDVVNARDMLERVIQTMGLDDATVKDTFDHSETFSDSIEGLTENLIVQVVNGAEIPPERMTAAEKMDIVRTLDERGVFLLKGTVAVVADQLASSEATIYRYLQKIHG, from the coding sequence TTGCCAGACCAGAACACGCCGCCACGTGTCATAGACACCTATGTGCCCCTTGTGGAGTTTCTCGGGGGCTTTCTCGGGTCCAATTGCGAGGTGGTCCTGCACGACACCTCCACCAAGGAGAAATCCGTGCTGGCCATCGCCAATAGCCATATCACAGGCCGCAAGGTGGGCGCGCCGCTCACGGACCTGGCTCTCAGGTTCGTGGTGGAGAAGGAGTATGAGCACCGCGACTGGGTCATGGGGTACATCACCCGGTCCAAGGACGACCGCCCCTTGCGTTCGGCCACCTTTTTCATCCGCGACGCCGACCGCGAGCTCGCGGGCATGCTCTGCCTGAACATGGACGTTTCGGACGTGGTCAACGCCCGGGACATGCTGGAGCGGGTCATCCAGACCATGGGGCTGGACGACGCCACGGTCAAGGACACCTTCGACCACAGCGAGACCTTCTCGGACTCCATCGAGGGCCTCACCGAAAATCTTATCGTTCAGGTCGTCAATGGTGCGGAGATCCCGCCCGAGCGCATGACCGCCGCCGAAAAGATGGATATCGTCCGTACCCTGGACGAACGCGGCGTGTTCCTGCTCAAGGGGACCGTGGCCGTTGTCGCGGATCAGCTTGCCTCGTCCGAGGCCACCATCTATCGATATTTGCAGAAGATTCACGGGTAG
- a CDS encoding N-acetylmuramoyl-L-alanine amidase, whose amino-acid sequence MNKTRKITLFSIGLLLCILFLGQPHAAQAASTSALFNKAYKDFHSLKDNRSRARYRSNWLAVEKQFSAIYRRDVDGPYAPKSLYYLGRTYEELGIHSGLKSDFRKSVDYYSRCASRFTKHGWADDCIYLRAEVRYKRLNEWTNARRDLATIIVKYPQSDMAPKARALLKKMGDYDKFVAEASGKAAPRKPAPTAKATPAPVISNGNGHTDPPNFQHLDNIRYTSSDEYTRVVLEMDGKTSFRYKMLQPAPEHNRPHRLYIDLNKTHLGNGVDRATNVSDGILKQIRSGQKDKQTTRVVLDFLTMQDYKVFPLQNPFRIVVDVYSPDASQAQEQAVASPKQTTRTKTNVTGKFKPSYKSKRLSGDLVEQLGLTIKTIMIDAGHGGKDPGARAYNIREKDVNLRFAKLLGEQLRQKGFNVIYTRTTDKFLALEERTALANVKKADMFISIHCNANRSKQINGLEIYTLNLAKTNAAVRVAARENAVDPRSISDLQFILADLAVNSKMKESRDLAKGLQTQTLREVRRKYRLKDMGVREAPFYVLMGATMPSVLVELGYLTNYTENKRLQSETYLTYLARGLVKGVMAYKAQIERYAMR is encoded by the coding sequence GTGAATAAAACAAGAAAGATAACACTCTTCAGCATCGGTCTTCTGCTGTGCATCCTTTTCCTCGGCCAGCCCCACGCAGCGCAGGCCGCCTCCACAAGCGCCCTCTTCAACAAGGCGTACAAGGATTTCCACAGCCTCAAGGACAACCGTTCCAGGGCCCGCTACCGTTCCAACTGGCTGGCGGTGGAAAAGCAATTTTCCGCCATCTACCGCAGGGATGTCGACGGCCCCTACGCGCCCAAATCCCTCTACTATCTGGGACGGACCTACGAAGAACTGGGGATTCATAGCGGCCTCAAGTCCGATTTCCGCAAGTCCGTGGACTACTACAGCCGCTGCGCAAGCCGTTTCACCAAGCATGGCTGGGCCGACGACTGCATCTACCTGCGGGCCGAAGTGCGCTACAAGCGGCTCAACGAATGGACCAACGCCCGGCGGGACCTGGCCACCATCATCGTCAAGTATCCCCAGTCGGACATGGCCCCCAAGGCCAGGGCACTGCTCAAGAAAATGGGAGACTACGACAAATTCGTGGCCGAGGCCTCCGGCAAGGCCGCACCCCGAAAACCCGCTCCCACCGCAAAAGCCACGCCCGCGCCCGTGATCAGCAACGGCAACGGACACACTGACCCGCCCAATTTCCAGCATCTGGACAACATCCGCTACACCAGCAGCGACGAATACACCCGCGTGGTCCTGGAAATGGACGGCAAGACCAGCTTCCGTTACAAGATGCTCCAGCCCGCACCCGAGCACAACCGTCCCCACCGCCTGTACATCGACCTGAACAAAACCCACCTGGGCAACGGCGTGGACCGCGCCACCAATGTTTCGGACGGCATCCTCAAGCAGATCCGCAGCGGGCAGAAGGACAAGCAGACCACCCGCGTGGTGCTCGACTTCCTGACCATGCAGGACTACAAGGTCTTTCCGCTCCAGAACCCGTTCCGCATCGTCGTCGACGTCTACTCCCCGGACGCCTCCCAGGCGCAGGAACAGGCCGTGGCCAGCCCCAAGCAGACCACCCGGACCAAGACCAATGTCACGGGCAAATTCAAGCCCTCCTACAAGAGCAAACGACTTTCCGGCGACCTGGTGGAACAGCTGGGCCTGACCATCAAGACCATCATGATCGATGCGGGGCACGGCGGCAAGGATCCGGGCGCGCGCGCCTACAATATCAGGGAAAAGGACGTCAACCTGCGGTTCGCCAAGCTTCTCGGGGAGCAGCTCAGGCAGAAGGGCTTCAATGTGATCTACACCAGGACCACGGACAAATTCCTGGCCCTGGAGGAACGCACGGCCCTGGCCAACGTCAAGAAGGCCGACATGTTCATCTCCATCCACTGCAACGCCAACCGCAGCAAGCAGATCAACGGCCTGGAGATCTACACCCTGAACCTTGCCAAGACCAATGCCGCAGTGCGAGTGGCAGCGCGTGAAAACGCGGTGGACCCGCGAAGCATCAGCGATCTTCAGTTCATCCTGGCCGACCTGGCCGTGAATTCCAAGATGAAGGAAAGCCGCGACCTGGCCAAGGGCCTGCAGACGCAGACCCTGCGCGAGGTGCGCCGCAAATACCGGCTCAAGGACATGGGCGTGCGCGAGGCTCCGTTCTATGTGCTCATGGGCGCAACCATGCCTTCGGTACTCGTTGAGCTGGGCTACCTGACCAACTACACTGAAAACAAACGCCTCCAGAGCGAGACCTACCTCACCTATCTGGCCCGGGGACTGGTCAAGGGCGTCATGGCGTACAAGGCGCAGATCGAGCGGTACGCCATGCGGTAA
- a CDS encoding dicarboxylate/amino acid:cation symporter, with product MSNGSKRKGEFGLIIQLVIGIVAGVVIGLMANEAAMEVVATIKHLLGQFIFYTVPLVIIAFIAPAITRLGQNASKMLGAGVSIAYLSAVGAATMACVAGYMIIPHLSIASEMEGLKEIPKVVFQLNIPPIMPVMTALVTAIMLGVSTLWSKAKTFEKILCEFEGIMMQVVTKIVIPVLPFFIAATFAGLAYEGSLTKQLPVFLQVIAIVLVGHGVWLAVLYTLAGIISGRNPMEVLRHYSPAYLTAVGTMSSAATLPVALECASKSKVLGRNTVEFMVPLGATIHLCGSVLTETFFAMTISQILYGTLPELSTMMLFIVLFGVFAIGAPGVPGGTVMASLGIVVGVLGFDPAGVALLLAVFALQDSFGTACNVTGDGALALMLEGFFNRRGQLDKSVSACATSSNE from the coding sequence ATGTCCAACGGATCCAAGCGCAAAGGCGAGTTCGGTCTCATCATTCAGCTGGTCATCGGCATCGTGGCCGGCGTCGTCATCGGGCTCATGGCCAATGAAGCGGCCATGGAAGTCGTCGCCACCATCAAGCACCTCCTCGGCCAGTTCATTTTCTACACCGTGCCCCTGGTCATCATCGCCTTCATCGCCCCGGCCATCACCCGCCTGGGCCAGAACGCCAGCAAGATGCTCGGCGCGGGCGTGTCCATTGCCTATCTTTCCGCCGTGGGCGCGGCAACCATGGCCTGCGTGGCCGGGTACATGATCATCCCGCATCTTTCCATTGCCTCGGAGATGGAGGGCCTGAAGGAAATCCCCAAGGTGGTCTTCCAGCTCAACATTCCGCCCATTATGCCGGTCATGACCGCCCTGGTGACCGCTATCATGCTCGGTGTTTCCACCCTGTGGAGCAAGGCCAAGACCTTCGAGAAGATCCTCTGTGAATTTGAAGGCATCATGATGCAGGTGGTCACCAAGATCGTCATCCCGGTGCTTCCCTTTTTCATCGCCGCCACCTTCGCCGGCCTGGCCTATGAGGGCAGCCTGACCAAGCAGCTTCCGGTCTTCCTCCAGGTCATCGCCATCGTTCTGGTGGGCCATGGCGTGTGGCTGGCCGTGCTCTACACCCTCGCGGGCATCATCTCCGGCCGCAACCCCATGGAAGTGCTGCGCCACTACTCCCCGGCCTACCTGACCGCCGTCGGCACCATGTCCAGCGCCGCAACCCTGCCCGTGGCCCTGGAATGCGCCTCCAAATCCAAGGTGCTCGGCCGCAACACCGTTGAATTCATGGTTCCCCTCGGAGCAACCATCCACCTGTGCGGATCCGTACTCACCGAAACCTTCTTTGCCATGACCATTTCCCAGATCCTGTACGGCACCCTGCCCGAACTGAGCACCATGATGCTGTTCATCGTTCTCTTCGGCGTGTTCGCCATCGGCGCTCCCGGCGTCCCCGGCGGCACTGTCATGGCTTCCCTGGGCATCGTGGTGGGCGTGCTCGGCTTCGACCCGGCGGGCGTGGCCCTACTGCTGGCCGTGTTTGCCCTGCAGGACAGCTTCGGCACCGCCTGCAACGTCACGGGCGACGGCGCGTTGGCCCTCATGCTCGAAGGCTTCTTCAACCGCAGGGGACAGCTCGACAAGAGCGTTTCCGCCTGCGCAACCTCCAGCAACGAGTAA
- a CDS encoding DMT family transporter yields the protein MNVRTLRADILLFVTAAIWGFAFVAQRVGMDHVGPLTFNGIRFALGAAALVPLILRMEKSRGVTGSPAPGSRLLWGGLLLGVALFAGASLQQMGLAGPMLEAWGTEPSTAGKAGFITGLYVVFVPMLGLLFRQKTGLGTWIGVSLAVAGMYLLSVSGDLTIAFGDLLVLASAFFWAGHVLIIGWLSPGMDAVDAVKLSCVQFAACAVLSLAGAAMTEEVVLANVLSAAVPILYGGIMSVGVAYTLQVVAQRNANAAHAAVILSLESVFAAVGGWLLLDEFLGLRALIGCALMLVGMLISQLRP from the coding sequence GTGAACGTCCGCACCCTGCGAGCCGATATCCTGCTGTTTGTGACCGCCGCCATCTGGGGCTTCGCCTTCGTGGCCCAGCGGGTGGGCATGGACCATGTGGGCCCTCTGACCTTCAACGGCATCCGTTTCGCCTTGGGGGCGGCGGCCCTGGTGCCGCTGATCCTGCGCATGGAAAAGTCCAGGGGCGTGACCGGTTCCCCCGCGCCCGGATCCAGGCTGCTTTGGGGCGGGCTCCTGTTGGGGGTGGCTCTGTTCGCTGGCGCCAGCCTGCAGCAGATGGGCCTGGCCGGCCCCATGCTCGAAGCCTGGGGAACCGAGCCGTCCACCGCGGGCAAGGCCGGGTTCATCACCGGCCTCTACGTGGTCTTCGTGCCCATGCTGGGCCTGCTGTTTCGTCAGAAAACCGGCCTCGGCACCTGGATCGGCGTTTCCCTGGCCGTGGCGGGCATGTACCTGCTTTCGGTCTCGGGCGACCTGACAATAGCCTTCGGCGACCTGCTGGTGCTCGCGAGCGCCTTTTTCTGGGCCGGGCATGTGCTCATCATCGGCTGGCTTTCGCCGGGCATGGATGCCGTGGACGCGGTCAAGCTTTCCTGCGTGCAGTTCGCGGCCTGCGCCGTGCTCAGCCTGGCGGGCGCGGCCATGACCGAGGAGGTCGTTCTGGCCAACGTGCTTTCCGCAGCGGTTCCGATCCTGTATGGTGGCATCATGTCCGTGGGCGTCGCCTACACCCTGCAGGTGGTGGCCCAGCGCAACGCCAACGCCGCCCATGCGGCCGTCATTCTCAGCCTGGAATCCGTGTTCGCCGCCGTGGGCGGCTGGCTGCTTCTGGATGAATTTCTCGGCCTGCGCGCCCTGATCGGCTGCGCCCTCATGCTGGTGGGCATGCTTATTTCCCAGCTGCGTCCCTGA
- a CDS encoding RidA family protein produces MPTPISTEKAPAAVGPYSQGMISGNMVFTSGQLPIVAETGIMPETIEEQAKASLENVKAVLEAAGSSMGRVVKTSVFLKNITDFAAVNEVYATYFGEPFPARSCFEVSCLPKDALVEIEVIAEK; encoded by the coding sequence ATGCCCACTCCCATCAGTACAGAAAAAGCACCCGCCGCGGTCGGTCCCTATTCCCAGGGGATGATCAGCGGCAACATGGTGTTCACCTCCGGTCAGCTGCCCATCGTGGCCGAGACCGGTATCATGCCCGAAACCATTGAAGAACAGGCCAAGGCTTCCCTGGAGAACGTCAAGGCCGTGCTCGAAGCCGCCGGATCCTCCATGGGCCGTGTGGTTAAGACCTCCGTATTCCTCAAGAACATCACCGACTTTGCGGCGGTCAACGAGGTTTACGCCACCTACTTTGGCGAGCCGTTCCCGGCCCGCAGTTGCTTCGAGGTTTCCTGTCTCCCCAAGGACGCTCTGGTTGAAATCGAAGTTATTGCTGAAAAGTAG
- a CDS encoding DnaJ family domain-containing protein, which produces MEEQEYMLYFAQIVAEDHIQRAIKDGKFDRLEGMGKPLPADEAANMPPELRMAYRILKNAGYLSGEAQEKAENREHVSGPELFENLSDEQIKYRQMRRLKVASEQAGRPLSIDEDSEYYERIVGRMRVNGR; this is translated from the coding sequence TTGGAGGAACAGGAATACATGCTCTACTTTGCCCAGATAGTGGCCGAAGACCACATCCAGCGCGCCATCAAGGACGGCAAGTTCGACAGGCTCGAAGGCATGGGCAAGCCACTGCCCGCCGACGAGGCGGCCAACATGCCGCCCGAGTTGCGCATGGCCTACCGCATCCTCAAGAACGCGGGCTATCTTTCCGGCGAAGCACAGGAAAAGGCCGAAAACCGCGAGCATGTTTCCGGTCCCGAACTCTTCGAGAACCTTTCCGACGAACAGATCAAATACCGCCAGATGCGCCGCCTCAAGGTGGCTTCCGAACAGGCGGGACGCCCCCTGTCCATCGACGAGGACTCCGAATACTACGAACGGATAGTGGGCAGGATGAGGGTCAACGGCAGATAG
- a CDS encoding ABC transporter substrate-binding protein, with amino-acid sequence MRHAVAILVCLAVFSTAAFAAVPRVLFISSYGPTFPTYLDQIQGIRSVLDPAGVLLDVEYMDSKRLYDTRHLKNFKEMLRYKFSTLPKPQVVITADDNALRFIGENRQELLPNVPLVFCGVNNEALAVESMHSQENITGVLESISTRATISLARELFPTARTVALIYDGTPSGRSDFKRVLPITRLFPWLKFERFNLARITFSELAAGLRAMPSDSIVLLLSAYRDRTGQAKSFEETLQLIRKASSCPIFHLWQHGIGQGVLGGKVVSHFKQGQLAAESALAILKGTPASALPLIQGEDANAYMFDQKELDRFQIPAEVLPEHRVVVNAVPQMPAPENQAYEFGVLGLLLVVSLGGCSMSGVRAGTCRSAWTSANRVIAPRWIFRRTA; translated from the coding sequence ATGAGACATGCCGTCGCCATACTCGTGTGCCTGGCCGTGTTCAGCACGGCTGCCTTTGCGGCGGTTCCCCGGGTGCTGTTCATCAGCTCCTACGGCCCCACCTTCCCCACCTATCTGGACCAGATCCAGGGAATCCGTTCGGTGCTCGATCCGGCCGGAGTCCTGCTCGATGTGGAATACATGGACAGCAAGCGCCTGTACGACACGCGGCATCTCAAGAATTTCAAGGAGATGCTGCGCTACAAGTTCTCCACGCTGCCCAAGCCCCAAGTGGTGATCACGGCCGACGACAACGCCCTGCGGTTCATCGGCGAGAACCGGCAGGAACTCCTGCCCAACGTCCCGCTGGTCTTTTGCGGGGTGAACAACGAGGCCCTGGCCGTGGAGAGCATGCACTCCCAGGAGAACATCACCGGGGTTCTGGAGAGCATTTCCACACGGGCCACCATCAGCCTGGCCCGCGAGCTGTTTCCCACGGCCCGCACCGTGGCCCTTATCTATGACGGCACCCCCAGCGGCAGGAGCGATTTCAAGCGCGTGCTGCCCATTACCCGGCTTTTCCCCTGGCTCAAGTTCGAGCGTTTCAATCTGGCCAGGATCACCTTTTCCGAGCTTGCGGCCGGTCTGCGGGCCATGCCCAGCGATTCCATCGTGCTGCTGCTTTCGGCCTACAGGGACCGGACAGGGCAGGCCAAGTCCTTTGAGGAGACCCTGCAGCTGATCCGCAAGGCCAGTTCCTGTCCCATCTTTCATCTGTGGCAGCACGGCATTGGGCAGGGGGTGCTGGGCGGGAAGGTGGTCAGCCATTTCAAGCAGGGGCAGTTGGCCGCGGAATCCGCTCTGGCCATCCTCAAGGGAACGCCCGCATCCGCCCTTCCCCTGATCCAGGGAGAGGACGCCAACGCCTACATGTTCGACCAGAAGGAGTTGGACCGGTTCCAGATTCCGGCGGAGGTCCTGCCGGAGCATCGCGTGGTGGTCAATGCCGTTCCGCAAATGCCCGCTCCCGAGAATCAGGCCTACGAGTTCGGCGTCCTGGGGTTGCTGCTTGTCGTCAGCCTCGGGGGCTGCTCCATGTCTGGCGTTCGCGCCGGGACATGTCGAAGCGCCTGGACAAGTGCGAATCGCGTTATCGCACCCAGGTGGATCTTTCGCCGGACGGCATGA